The Lewinellaceae bacterium DNA window CCTCTATGCCTTTTGATTTTATGGACGGCTTTGGTGTAATCCTGTTTATTTTCGGAGGTGTTCTGAACACCGGTAGTGAAATATTACGTAACAAATGGAAAAAAATCCCGGAGAACAAAGGAAAAATTTATACAGAAGGTCTTTTCAGGTACTCCCGGCACATCAATTATTTCGGTGATTTGCTTTGGGTAAGTGCATATGCCATTATCACCCGGAATTGGTATTCAGTAAGCATTCCCATTTTCCTCTTTTGCCTGTTCGCCTTTTATAACGCACCAATGCTTGATAAGTATCTTAAAGAAAAGTACGGAAAGGACTATGACGCTTACGCGGCTAAAACAAAAATGCTAATACCATTTATTTATTAATAAGGCAAAACCAAACTCATTGAAAGCCGAATGATAGGAGGGTTTATTCAACCAGCTGAATCACAGATCGGCAGAGGAGGAGGGAATGGTAATATTTCACAGGATTTTTCTACCAGGGATAAACGAAAATAGAGATGATAAGAATTGTGGGTTCAGTAGTGCTGCTGATTGTTTTGTTGAGGTGTACAAGTACCCCCTCAGTCAATGTAGCAGTCACCGATAAGGCCACCTTGGTAAATGAATTAAAAATCGGAACCGTATATGTTTTTCATTCCACATCCTTACAGGAAGAACGGCCCATCATCATTGCCTTACCCGATGGTTACGACACCTCCCGGGCCACTTACCCGGTCCTGTACCTGACCGACGGGTTGCAAAATATCTGGCATGTCATGGGCACCATCGAAGTCCTGGCACGCACGGGCAGTATCCCTCCCCTGATCGTGGTGGGCATTCAGAGTACCAATCGTATGCGGGACTTTACCATGACCGGCAGTCCGGATCATCCGGGGAGCGGAGGCGGGCATCAATTCCTGGCATTTATCGAAACGGAATTAATACCATATGTCGATTCCACCTACCGGACCAATCCATTCCAAGTACTGGAAGGCCATTCTCTTGGTGGATTATTTGCCGCTTCTGTATTTATTGAAGACCCCGCGCTTTTTGACGGTATAATCGTCATGAGCCCGTCCATGTGGTGGAATCACGAGGAACTGACCGATAAAGCTGGGCAATTTTTAAATGATCATCCGCATTTAGACAATGTCCTCTTCTTTGGAATCGGCATGGGCGAGTCCGGTTCCGAATTCGGAATGCGCAAAGAGCTTAAAAATTTTGTTGATGTGATAGCTCTCAAGAAACCCGCCGGCTTGCGCTATGAACGAAAAGAAATGGAGGATGAAGGCCATATGTCCTCTACCCTGTTGTCCAATTACTACGGCTTAAAATTTGTTTTCTCCGACATGGCATTCCCCGACTCCCTGCTCTTAAATTATTCGGACGAATCTTTTTTAATTCATGAAAACCGCATCATGTCGAAATATGGTAGTGCGGCGAAGCAATCGGCAGAGTCCTATGTGAGCCTAGCTGTACAACTGAGCGGTCAGGAACGTTATTCGGGAGCGAGCACCGTGTTAAAGCGCAGCGTTGAGGCGTATCCCTACGATGTAGGCCTGATGAACTTACTGGCAAATACCTACGAGTTGGATGGCAGGATTGAGGATGCCATCACCACCTACCAACAAGCTCTCAGCGTATCCAGGAAATACAACTACCTCCGTGAAGAGGAATTTCAGCAACAAATTGATCGACTGAAAAACAGATAGAAGATCCACTAAGCACATAAAATGGTAATTTCCACCGCCAATACATACAACTGGATTTTAGCAGTGCATGATCGGTTCATAATGCAATAGGCATGAGGAATAAAGAACTAAATTCACGGGTGACCACAGCCTTGCTGATAATTTATTTATTGATCACTTTCTGGATCATTGTGCTGAAAATGAATGTACCCATGACTTACAAGGCGGATGCTAAGATCATCAACCTGATACCCTATCAGGCATCGACCATCCTGAATGGATCCGTCTCCTATGCTGAGATCCTGTTAAACGTCTTGATCTTTATCCCCTTTGGATTGTATGCAAATCCCTTATTCCGGTCATCGTCTATTTTCCAAAAAGTCGGTCTGTTTTTTTTCTTGAGTCTCCTTTTCGAATTAACTCAATATTTTCTCGGGATCGGTGCCCTGGACTCCACCGACATCCTCAACAACACCTTTGGCGGCATCATTGGTTTGTGGATCTATCGTGGGATCGAAAAAATCATCCCCGACCAACTGAAAGCACAAAAGCTGGTCAATCTGATCGGAGGGGCAGGTACTGCCATCCTTCTGGCATTTGTGCTCTACCTTAAGATAAATCATCTGTGGATCTTCAGGATGTAGCATTTTCTCCAGCCAGGACTCCACGGCAACCAAGGAATACGACATCCATCAACTGAAGCAGATCTTCTTTGATTTCTCCCTTTTTCCGCTTTTAGAGATGCCACTGGATACTAGCGCTTTTTGTATCTTAATCGAGAACGAACTACAGGACCTGTGTATGTCATTAATCCACAGACCAAAATGCTTCAATCCCCAATGTGGGAACGAGATCTGCAGACGCCAACAATTAACCCGGAAAACAATTGCCGAAGGTATTGACCTGAACATCACTACATATCAATAAAATGGAATCTATGAAATTCATAAAACACCTATTAACAGTCTTCTCTGCAACATTGGTAATGTTCATTAACGCTTATGGTCATGCCCAGACTTTAGATTCCATAAAATACAAATATGGATTTCTCTATTATCATGAGTACGGCAAGAATAACCTTCCACCGGTAATCATTTTGACCGGTGGACCGGGGAATTCATATACCCAACTCGAAGAGATGGCAAAGTCAATGAGCACCAAATTCAGGGGTATTTTAGTTGAGCAACGAGGCACAGGCCGCTCCATTCCGGATCCTTTTAATTCA harbors:
- a CDS encoding DUF1295 domain-containing protein, translating into MELYGQNNSSIPQKITIHILEIFLLWLSFWILFQSGGSWIENALHIHNSTQHNERRIILFAFSVITFFRFAYMMIKLLKRAIPWEESFSVPFAFALYFVGFSLFILPTSMPFDFMDGFGVILFIFGGVLNTGSEILRNKWKKIPENKGKIYTEGLFRYSRHINYFGDLLWVSAYAIITRNWYSVSIPIFLFCLFAFYNAPMLDKYLKEKYGKDYDAYAAKTKMLIPFIY
- a CDS encoding alpha/beta hydrolase — its product is MIRIVGSVVLLIVLLRCTSTPSVNVAVTDKATLVNELKIGTVYVFHSTSLQEERPIIIALPDGYDTSRATYPVLYLTDGLQNIWHVMGTIEVLARTGSIPPLIVVGIQSTNRMRDFTMTGSPDHPGSGGGHQFLAFIETELIPYVDSTYRTNPFQVLEGHSLGGLFAASVFIEDPALFDGIIVMSPSMWWNHEELTDKAGQFLNDHPHLDNVLFFGIGMGESGSEFGMRKELKNFVDVIALKKPAGLRYERKEMEDEGHMSSTLLSNYYGLKFVFSDMAFPDSLLLNYSDESFLIHENRIMSKYGSAAKQSAESYVSLAVQLSGQERYSGASTVLKRSVEAYPYDVGLMNLLANTYELDGRIEDAITTYQQALSVSRKYNYLREEEFQQQIDRLKNR
- a CDS encoding VanZ family protein; its protein translation is MRNKELNSRVTTALLIIYLLITFWIIVLKMNVPMTYKADAKIINLIPYQASTILNGSVSYAEILLNVLIFIPFGLYANPLFRSSSIFQKVGLFFFLSLLFELTQYFLGIGALDSTDILNNTFGGIIGLWIYRGIEKIIPDQLKAQKLVNLIGGAGTAILLAFVLYLKINHLWIFRM